The Methanorbis furvi region TCTTTGACCGCCCAGTTCGGCACGACCTGTGCATGGGGTTTGTAAATGGCTTTCCGAACACCAAGTCCTGCATCGAATTTATTGTAGACTTCGACCGGGCATATATTGGTGCAGTCGCCACAACCGGTACAGTCAGCCTCGCGGATATAGCGGGGATATTTGGTGATGCTGACCGTGAAGTCGCCTACAGTTCCTTCGATCTTTTCAACTTCCGAAAGTGTGAGGAGAGTAATATTCGGGTGTCTCCCAACCTCTGCCATTTTCGGCGAGAGGATACACATGGAACAGTCATTGGTGGGGAATGTTTTGTCGAGCATTCCCATGTGGCCGCCAATGGTTGGTTCGCGTTCGACGAGCCAGACATGGATGTTGTGGTTGGCGATGTCCATTGCCGCCTGAATGCCGGCAACTCCTGCTCCTATTACGACGACGTCAGTTCCACTCATTGCGGTATCTCCTGCCGACCGCAACATACGTTTCGGCATTTTTGAGGTTGCCGGCAGCCTCTTCGGGAGTGAGTTCCCTGCCGACTTTGCCGGGAACTCCCATGACGAGTGAGTTCGGCGGAATTATTTTTCGTTCCGAGACAAGTGCTCCTGCGGCAACGAGCGAGCCTTTGCCGATCACAGCACCGTTGAGGATTATTGCGCCCATACCGATCAGGCAGTCGTCTTCGATGGTGCAGCCGTGAATGATTGCGCCGTGACCGATGGAGACGTTCTGACCAATGGTTACCGGATGACCGATGCTTTCGTGGATCACGGCGTTGTCCTGTACATTGGATCTGCTGCCAATCGTTATTTTCGCCATGTCTGCCCTGAGGACTGCACCGAACAGAACGGTGACGTCGTCTCCCAAAGTGACGTCGCCTGCAATCGTCGCGTTCGGAGCGACGAAGGTTCGTTCTCCCCTCTTCCCGCCACGGGTAAGTTTCGGGGGGCCTTCGCTGATATCCATAGTGGTACTATAATTCAATGCAGAAAGTTATCAGGATTTCGGATGAGGAGGTGCTGTGCCCATAAATTCGTTTATTGGTAGACACTGTTCGCGGTTCGTTGCTCCGTCCACGGAACACACAGAGTACACGGAAATTTCACAGAAAAAATCACGGAGCAGACGTGAACAACACGGAAAAAATTATCACGAGAAAAATTATCACGAGAAAAATTATCACGAGAAAAATTATCACGAGAAAAATTATCACGAGAAAAATTATCACGAGAAAAATTATCACGAGAAAAATTATCACGAGAAAAATTATCACGAGAAAAATT contains the following coding sequences:
- a CDS encoding gamma carbonic anhydrase family protein; the protein is MDISEGPPKLTRGGKRGERTFVAPNATIAGDVTLGDDVTVLFGAVLRADMAKITIGSRSNVQDNAVIHESIGHPVTIGQNVSIGHGAIIHGCTIEDDCLIGMGAIILNGAVIGKGSLVAAGALVSERKIIPPNSLVMGVPGKVGRELTPEEAAGNLKNAETYVAVGRRYRNEWN